Proteins encoded in a region of the Phaenicophaeus curvirostris isolate KB17595 chromosome 1, BPBGC_Pcur_1.0, whole genome shotgun sequence genome:
- the POMP gene encoding proteasome maturation protein isoform X2, translated as MNSRGASSLLKDTVPLTEFSASGPFEGHDLLRRGFTSVKNELMPSHPLELSEKNFQLNQDKTNFDTLRNIQGIHAPLKLQMEFRAVKQVQRLPFLHSSNIALDTLRGNAECIGFEDILNDPSQSEVMGEPHMMMEYKLGLL; from the exons ATG aattcCAGAGGTGCTTCTTCTCTGTTGAAGGATACTGTCCCACTTACTGAATTTTCAGCCTCAGGACCATTTGAAGGTCATGATCTTCTGCGTCGAGG CTTTACAAGTGTCAAAAATGAACTGATGCCCAGCCACCCACTGgagctgtcagaaaaaaat TTCCAGTTAAATCAAGATAAAACAAACTTTGACACACTGAGAAACATTCAAGGAATCCATGCACCTTTAAAGCTGCAGATGGAATTCAGAGCTGTGAAACAG GTCCAGCGTCTCCCATTTCTTCACAGCTCAAACATAGCATTGGACACTCTGAGAGGAAATGCTGAATGCATCGGTTTTGAGGATATCCTTAATG atcCATCACAGAGTGAAGTTATGGGAGAACCACACATGATGATGGAATACAAACTTGGCTTATTGTAA
- the POMP gene encoding proteasome maturation protein isoform X3 produces MVFFLLMFDFRGDFPLCPVSQNSRGASSLLKDTVPLTEFSASGPFEGHDLLRRGFTSVKNELMPSHPLELSEKNFQLNQDKTNFDTLRNIQGIHAPLKLQMEFRAVKQVQRLPFLHSSNIALDTLRGNAECIGFEDILNDPSQSEVMGEPHMMMEYKLGLL; encoded by the exons atggttttctttctcctcatgTTTGACTTTCGCGGTGATTTTCCCTTGTGCCCTGTCTCCCAG aattcCAGAGGTGCTTCTTCTCTGTTGAAGGATACTGTCCCACTTACTGAATTTTCAGCCTCAGGACCATTTGAAGGTCATGATCTTCTGCGTCGAGG CTTTACAAGTGTCAAAAATGAACTGATGCCCAGCCACCCACTGgagctgtcagaaaaaaat TTCCAGTTAAATCAAGATAAAACAAACTTTGACACACTGAGAAACATTCAAGGAATCCATGCACCTTTAAAGCTGCAGATGGAATTCAGAGCTGTGAAACAG GTCCAGCGTCTCCCATTTCTTCACAGCTCAAACATAGCATTGGACACTCTGAGAGGAAATGCTGAATGCATCGGTTTTGAGGATATCCTTAATG atcCATCACAGAGTGAAGTTATGGGAGAACCACACATGATGATGGAATACAAACTTGGCTTATTGTAA
- the POMP gene encoding proteasome maturation protein isoform X1: MHRTAHHCHLLENSRGASSLLKDTVPLTEFSASGPFEGHDLLRRGFTSVKNELMPSHPLELSEKNFQLNQDKTNFDTLRNIQGIHAPLKLQMEFRAVKQVQRLPFLHSSNIALDTLRGNAECIGFEDILNDPSQSEVMGEPHMMMEYKLGLL; encoded by the exons ATGCACAGAACAGCTCATCACTGTCACCTTCTAGAG aattcCAGAGGTGCTTCTTCTCTGTTGAAGGATACTGTCCCACTTACTGAATTTTCAGCCTCAGGACCATTTGAAGGTCATGATCTTCTGCGTCGAGG CTTTACAAGTGTCAAAAATGAACTGATGCCCAGCCACCCACTGgagctgtcagaaaaaaat TTCCAGTTAAATCAAGATAAAACAAACTTTGACACACTGAGAAACATTCAAGGAATCCATGCACCTTTAAAGCTGCAGATGGAATTCAGAGCTGTGAAACAG GTCCAGCGTCTCCCATTTCTTCACAGCTCAAACATAGCATTGGACACTCTGAGAGGAAATGCTGAATGCATCGGTTTTGAGGATATCCTTAATG atcCATCACAGAGTGAAGTTATGGGAGAACCACACATGATGATGGAATACAAACTTGGCTTATTGTAA